CGAGGCCGGGTTGAGGGAGGGTGAGCACGGGCAGCACCTCGGTCGGCAAGACCCGTGGCTTGCCGATCGAGTTGGAGAATTCCGTGGCGGAATCGACGGAGAGTTCGGTCGTGGGGTTCAGCAAAATTTGCTGCGTCTTCACCAGGCTGATCCAGAGGTTCATGCGAGCGGTCATCAACCGAGCGGCATCCGTGTACGTCAGCACAAGAAGATGAATGTCTTGATCTCTGTGGGTGGTGATCCAGCTCTGATCTGACATGAGCTCGACGGATGCGACGATGATGTTCAGGCGGTTCGTCTTCAGTTGAATGCCTGCCCGTTTGGTGCCGATTAAGACGGACTCGACGGAGACGAGGTGAGGCGGGAGGGGGTCGCCTTCACCGGGATTCAGGCGTAACGGATCGGTCGGGGAGGTGCCATCGACCTGCAGAAGGGTGCGATCGAAGGCGGTCCCCAGCGCAAAGGTTCGTTCTGTCTGCAGGTGATCAGGAACAGGGGAGTCGCGATCGGGTTGAATGATGAGGTTCAATCCCTCGTTGAGGTGAACGTGCAGCAGGCCACCTTCCAGGCGTCGAATCTCGCATTGCTGGGCCATCGCGACCGAGACTGACGTGTGCGAGATGACCAGGAACGCGACGACGCGCAAACCGAGAAGGTGGTTCATGAATGTTCCTTGTTCGAATCGTTGGAACCCGTCGGGCCGACGCTTGGCGAGTGGTCCTCGCCAACCGATCGCGAGGCGACGATCGGGAGGAATGGTCGCTCGCTATCCCATGTTGCCGGAGAAGCTGGCCCGGCCGACGATGAGGGGGTCGGTCTGGCCGATCTTGCTGAGGTCCTTGCCGGTGTAATCCTGGGAGTGGAGCACGTAGCGCATGGCGTTGAGCCGGGCGCGTTTCTTGCAGTCGGTCTTGACGACGATCCAGGGGCACTCGGAGTGGTCGGTGTGGAAGAACATGGCTTCCTTGGCGGTGGTGTATTCATCCCACTTGTCGAGCGAGGCCATGTCGATGGGGCTGAGCTTCCACTGTTTGAGGGGGTGGATCTGCCGCTCCTTGAACCGTCGGCGCTGCTCTTTGCGGCTGACCGAGAACCAGAACTTGATCAGTTGGATGCCGCTGTTGACCAGGTGGCGCTCGATTTCGGGGGCCTGGTGCATGAAGGCAGCGTACTCCTCGTCGGTGCAGAAGCCCATGACCCGTTCGACCCCGGCGCGGTTGTACCAGGAGCGGTCAAAGAGGACGATCTCGCCGTGGGTGGGCATGTGCTGGAGGTAGCGCTGGAAGTACCACTGGCCGCGTTCCTCGTTGGTCGGCTTCTCCAGGGCGATGACGCGGGCACCTCGGGGGTTGAGGTGTTCCATGAAGCGCTTGATCGTGCCCCCTTTGCCGGCGGCGTCGCGGCCTTCGAAGAGGATCACGATCCGCTGGCCGGTTTCTCGGACCCAGGCCTGCAGCTTGAGCAACTCGACCTGCAGGTGATATTTCTGGCGTTCGTAGCTCTTGCGAGACAGGCGGTTCTTGTACGGGTAGACGGCGCCGCGCCAGTCGTCGACCAGCTCGTCGTCTGGGCTGATGGGCAGGCGGGTCTCGAAGTTCTGCCAGCGTGAGAGGGCCGTCTTGAGTGCCTCGGCGTCGTCGGGCGAGGCCCCTTCGAGGATGGCTTCGAGGGTTTTCAGGGCTTCCTGGTAGCTCTCGGGTTTGGGCTGCGAGGTGTTGAGCACGTCTTCGGCGGCGCTGGCCTGTGCGTCCTGAGCTTCGGCGCTCTGCTGGAGCACGGTGAAGGTTTCGACGTTCCTGGCCAAGGCGTCGGCATTTTCGGTTGGGAGGTCTCTGCCCTGAGTATTCTGGCTCATGACGCTGTTCCCCTCCGCCGCGATGGATCCCAAAGGGTGAGACACGCTGACGAGGACCCAAACTCCCGCGAGATCCGAGGACCCGATGCCGCAAGAGCAGGATCACGATTCGTTCCTGGCCGCGCTCCTGCCGAGCGGCCCGATTGAGGTTGGTGGACGATCGACGGCCAACCCCCGGCCCTCGCACGATGAACCAATCGTCTCCACGCATCTCTTTGATTCTAATCCAAGGGCACGTGGCATGCCAGACGCGGAATTCCGAGCGTGCGCGACCGCAGAGGGTGTCTTTCCGGAAGACCACTCGGCTGGCCTCCGGATCATCCATCGTCGGGGCGGCCGGGGTCGAGGCGACCGCAGGCACCCCGACGGGGACCGAACGCGGGTCAATCGGCCTGCTCGGTGAGGCGCTTGATAAAGGAGACTTCCTCGGGGCGGTAGGGGGTGCCGTCGAGGCGAAAGATGTCGTGGAACCAGACGGGGGGCTCGGAGTCGTAGGGGTTCTGCCAGGAGTCCCAGGGGTAAATGGTGTTGGAGCGGCCGGCGACGAAGCCCCAGCAGTACGCGCCGACGTGTTGAGCCTTGAAGTAACCGAGGATGGGGTCGAAGGTGCTGCCGTTGGGGCGGGCCATGAACTCGGTGCAGAGGAGGGGTCGGCCGTAGCGGCGGAGGTTCTCGACGCAGCGGGAGGCGCGGTCGAGGGGATCGTAAGAGTGGAAGGTGATGATGTCGGACTGCTCAAGCTGGACGCGCTCGGTGGGGGAGAGGCGGTCGGGGTCGGACCACTGGCCGATCCAGACGCCGGAGGTGAGCGGTTGGCTTGGATTGGCGGAGCGGGCCCAGGAGAAGCAGCGTTCGAGGAGTTCGAGGGTGCGCTCGCGCTTGCCTTCGGGCTCGCGGTCGAGCTTGTTGCGGCCGTAGCTGTTGTCGTTGGTGTTATCCGGCTCGTTCCAGAGGTCCCAGGCGTGGACGCGGGGGTCGTCCTTGAAGCGGGAGATGACGCCGACGGTGTAAGCCTTGAGAAGTTCTTCACGGTCGGGGTTCATCAGGTCGTCGGCGCCGGGGGACTGGACCCATCCGGAGTTGTGCACGCCGGGCTCGGGGTCGCGCTGGGGGCCGAGCTTCGGGTGGGGATCCCAGACGCTGTCGAACAGGACGAACATGACGCCGATATCATGACGGTCGGCGATGGCGAGGAAACGGTCCATGCGGTCGACGAAGCCGTCGGCGTCCTGTTCCCAGAGCAGGTGATGCAGATAGACGCGAATGCTGGTGAATCCGAGATCCTCGGCCCATCCGAGTTCGCGGTCGATGGTCTCGGGGTCGAAGGTGTCGGCCTGCCACATTTCAAGCTGGTTGATGGCGGTGCTTGGGTTGTAATTGCAGCCGACGAGCCAGGGGAGGCTGTCGTACCAGGCGTTGGCCCGTTCGGGGGTCCAGCGCTCGCGACCCTGGTCCTGATCCTGACCGTGAGTCGGGCTGGCGCTTGAGGAAGCAAGGGTCAGGGCCAGTGCGAAGGGGAACAGGAGCTTCGGGGAGAGGTGGGGTGTGCTCATGGGGTCTCCGATCCGATCCGAATTGCCGCTCGTTCTCGTCGAGCCGAGGGAGGGGGCAAGGATGGCCTCAGGCGCTCGATCGAGCGGGTTTTTTTTCGGGGCGACCTGACCTGGGCGCCGGCGAAAAGGCCGACATCCTGCCCGGTCAGCGTAGCAGGCGTCTGGCGGGCGATCAACGAGCAGTGGTCCTGTTCGGGAGCGTCACCCTGCCCTGCCCCTTGCCGCCGGGCCGGGCCGATTGCTCGACTCGACCTGGCTCGGGTCGGGTTTGCAGCAGGGAGCCGCGCCATGACTCACGAGGGGTCTGCTTCGCGTCTCCGGAAGGAGGTGATGAATGAAGGTTGCGGATCGTTCCGCGTCAGGAGGAAACGCGTGGGAACGCGGAGAGTTCCCGGCCCCGCCTCCCCTCGTTGGCGTTCCTCGCCAGGAGGGACGGGGCCAGGTTCACCCTCTGCGCCTCAATCCTCGAAAACGTTCGCCCCGGATGGGGCGGTGTTCCCGAGGATCAGGCTCAAGGAGAGCAACAGTTTGCCCCGGTTGAAGACGCCTCCTCCGCGCTCGCCCGCTCGGTTGCGGAGGACCTGGCTCCGGCTCAGGGTCGTCGTCCCCTCGTTGTAGATGCCGCCGCCGTCGGCCGTTGCGACGTTGAAGCGGATCCGGCTCCGCAAGGCGGTCAGGACGCCGCCTCTGGCGTTGAAGATGCCGCCACCGTTGCGGGAGGAGTTGCCGCTGAAGGAGGAGGTGGTGATCGTGGCCGTGCTGGAGGAGGCGTTGTAGATGCCGCCGCCCCCGCGGTCGGCCGAGTTGCCGCTGAAGGAGGAGGTGGTGATCTCTGCCCTGCCCCCGTTGAAGATGCCGCCGCCGAACGAGGCCGCCGAGTTGCCGCTGAAGGAGGAGTCGGTGATCGTCGCGGTGCCGCTGTTAAAGATGCCGCCGCCGCCGACGATGCCGAACTCTTCATCCTCATTGAACCCCAACGCCGAGTTGCCGCTGAAGGAGGAGTTTGAGATGGTTGCGGTGCCTTCATTATACAGGCCGCCACCCTGCCCCCCCCCCTGTGTTGCTGCTGAAGGAGGAGTCGGTGATCGTCGCGGTGCCGCTGTTATACAGGCCGCCGCTGGTTCCGGAGGAGTTGCTGCTGAAGGAGGAGTTTGAGATGGTTGCGGTGCCGCTGTTATACAGGCCGCCGCTAATTGTGGAGGAGTTGTTGCTAAAGGAGGAGTTGGAGATGGTTACGATGCCACTGTTATACAGGCCGCCTCCCTCCCAGAGCGCCGTGTTGTCGCTGAAGGTGGAGTCGGTGATCTCTGCCCTGCCCCCGTTGGAGAGTCCGTAGCCTGTGTTGCCATTGAAGGAGGAGCTGGAGATGGTCGCCGTGCCCCGGTTGGAGAGACCACTGCCTGTGTTGTCGCTGAAGGAGGAGTCGGAGATGGTGGCGGTGCCCCGGTTGGAGAGACCACTGCCTGTGTTGTCGCTGAAGGAGGAGTTTGAGATGGTTGCGGTGCCGCTGCTAAAAATACCGCCGCCCGAAAAAGCCGCCTCATTGCCGCTGAAGGAGGAGGTGGAGACAGAGACGGTCGCGGTGCGGTGGTTATAAATGCCGCCGCCGCCGCCGCCGCCCTCCTCATCATCGTAATAAGGCGCCCTGTTGCCGCTGAACGAGGAGTCGGAGATGGTGGCGGTGCCATAGTTATACAGGCCACCGCCCCATGCACCTGCTTCATTCCCGCTGAAGGAGGAGTTTGAGATGGTTGCGGTGCCGCTGTTATACATGCCGCCGCCGCGTAAGGTGGTGTTGTCGATGAAGGAGGAGTTGGCGATGGTTGCGGTGCCGCTGCTAAAAATGCCGCCACCGCGTTCGGCGGAGTTGCCGAAGACGACGATTTCGGTGAGGGCCAGTGATCCCTCATTGGAGATTCCACCACCGTTTTCGGCCCGACCGCCGGTGATCGTCAGGCCGGAGAGGGTAATGTTGGCGCCGGCCGAGACGACGAAGACGGAGAAGTCTGGCGTGTTCTCGGGGGGGTTGCGGGCGACGGTCAAGGTCTCGGCGCCGGGGCCGGTGATGGTCAGTTCGCCCGTCAAGTCGGGGAGGGCCGTGGTCAGTTCGATCGTGCCGGCCAGGTCGTCGGCGAAGACGATGTCGTCGGCGCGGTCGGGGTCGGCGTTGGCCTGCACGATCGCCCAGCGGAGCGAGCCCTCGCCGTCGGGGTGGAGGTTCATGACCTCGAAGGTCGAGAGCAGCGTCCGGTCCTCGAGCATCTCCAGCCGGATGCCGGGCCGGTGGCGGCGTGTTCTGGTCCCGCGATTCAGGGATCGGAGATCGCCGGGGCGTGGTGTGTTTGAGGTGTTGCCAATGCGTCGACAAATGGAACCGGTCGCTTCATTGAAGAGTCTCATCGGTGTTCCCTCGCGATTGATGCGCGGACGTTCCCTGTCGGCCTCGCGTCACGCGCCGCGAGTCCGTGTCGTTTGCGCTGCCTTCAGCGTCCTTGTTCAAACCTTTCTACTGTCGCGTCCGCCCGGAGCGACCCCGGGCCGCTCGGGACCCGGAGGGTTGGTTCCGGGGGCAGGGCTCAGGAGGTCATTGCCTGGCGGCGACGACGATTCCACAGCAGGCCCAGGCCCGCCAGGGCACTCGTTGCCGTCAGCGCCAGGCTGGACGGCTCGGGGATGGGGATGGCGGACAGGCGGATCTGGAAGGAATCGCCGGAGCCGAGGCCATTGAGGGCGATCCTCCAGTCCAGATCGGGATCGATCGGGCCGCCCGCGTCGCCGAGGACCAGGGCGTCGAAGGGTTCGATCGCCGGATTGAAGGACATCTGCGCCCTTGTGGATGAGAAGGATCTCGACGAAAGACCCCCGGTGGCGCCCGGGATGATCTGCCAGTCGTTTGTGTCGCCCAGCTCCCAGGTCGCGCCGCCTTCGAGTTCGACGGAGAAGCCGGACCAGGGGAGCCCGGTCAGGTTGAGGTGGAAGCCGCTGAAGAAGATCGTCGAGTCCGTATCATTCGGCCCCAGCAGGACATCCAGGAGGACCGGCTGCGTGCTGAGCCAATCGACATCGATGTCGAGCTTGTTGGGGCTGGAGAAGTCGTAGATGACGTTGCCGTTGTCCTCGAGGACCGTGATCGTGGCCGCTTCCAGAGCATTGCCGCCGAAACCCGTCGTTATCCAGATCAATGCCGCAAAGACGACAGCTACTCCGCTCCTCTGCATCGCACATTTGCTCTCAGCACTTCGATCTTCCATCAGAAGACCCTCATTTTATCAAAAGACCCTGCCGCCCTGCCGGGAGGCATCAGCAAGAAACGGGAGCAAAAAAAAGCCCCGCGAAGCGCATCAGTCGCTTCGTGAGGCCTTCATGACCGTCCCCGCGAACCGCCATGAGTTCGCGAGGGATTTATCCCCAACATAAGAGGGTCGGTCATGTTCTGTCAACAGCATCGAAAAGGCTCCTCCCGTGGACGGCTGCGCAACGCATGTAATCGTGATATTGAAGTTTGGAAATCCTGTTGATTGCCAAAACAAAATTGCGTGTTTGCTCTATCTCGACTCCGTTGCGAGGGAACGGTCCCCCTTGCCTGTGATACCTTTCGATCGCCATACTCGATCCGAGGCGGACAGGAAGCACCATCCTCTGGACGGGATGGCGGCCACCCATTGACTCCACGACGTTGAGGAACTCCCTGTGATGCATAAGCTTTCGATCGCTGTCTCCCGGCTCATCTTGGGCGCGGCCCTGGTGGTGGTGGCCGGATGCAACGGGGGAGGGTCGGAGGGATCGCCGACGGCGTCGGGATCAGGGGCGGGGGGCAGTCCGCCGCCGCCGCCGATGGTGGACGCGAATGCGCCGCCGCCGCCTCCGGTGGTGGCGGGGGCTCCGGCCGATGCGCCGGTGCAGTTGCGGAGGACGATCGGGCAGACGACCGGTGACGTGCGCGACTTTAACGCCGAGATGCAGAGCGGGCAGAATATTCAGGTCTCGACCGGTAAGATCACGGCAAAAGATCCGATCACGCTGCAAGGCAACGCCTATGTTTCGATTATCGGGCAGGCGGCCGTCTTGCAGATCCAGCATGCCTTGAACCTGTACAACGCCCTGAACGACCGCTATCCGAGCGATTTCGAGGAGTTCAAGCGCGAGATTCTCGACGCCAACGGCATCCGATTGCCCCAGCTTCCGGCCTATCAGGAGTATGCGTACAAGGCCGATACGCACGAACTGGTGGTGCTGGAATATCCTGACCGGATGGAGGCGCTTCGCGAGCAGGTCCGGGGGGGAACCCCGTGACGGGGATCGAGTGATGATTCGGATCGCCGTTGATCCCAAACGGGCTGAGCCGCCTGTGTGACGGACGAACCCGAGGCGTCACCGATGTCTTGGGAAGTGAGTAAGGACGCTGGAGCCGATGAAAACCCTTCCTTTGTCAATTCCACCAATCCGCGCGTTCCGCCTCCGTCGATGGGGGCATTCTTGAGGGTCAGCCATGTCCGTGAAATCGAAAGTGGTCGAGGGAGTCCTCAAGCAGTTCCGTCGCCGAGGGCTTCAGATCACGCGGCTTCCGTTTCCGAACGACCATCCGCTGAACCTCTTGACCTTGCTTGCCGATCGGATTCCGCATACCGGGGCCGACTTCTCGCTGGTGCAAATCGGGGCCAACGATGGTATCTCGAATGACCCGGTGCACGACTTAATCATCGAGCGCGGGTGGTCGGCCCTGCTGGTCGAACCGTTGACGGATGCGTTTGATCGCTTGAAGAAGACGTATGAGAACGTGGATCATGTGCAGTGCGTCAACTGTGCGATTGGGCATAGCGACGGGACGATGACCCTCTGGCGGGTGGCAGAGGCGCCGGGGAGTCCGGCAAGCCGTTGCACGTCGTTTTCGAGGGCGGTGCTGGCCAAGCAGTATCGGAGCATTCCGAACCTGGAGAGCCGGATTCAGCCGATCGAGGTGCCGTCGTTCACGCTGCAATCCTTGCTGGAGCGTTGCAAGGTTGGTCGGATCGACCTGTTGCAGATTGACACCGAGGGGTTCGACTTCGAGGTGATCAAGATGATGTTCTCGACCCCGATCCGGCCGGGGATCATCAATTTTGAGAATAATCACCTTTCGTACGAAGACAAGGTGGCCTGCGCTCGATTGCTCCGCGAGCAAGGGTACCGGTATCTCTCGTTCGGCCGCGACACGACGGCGTTTCGTACCGAGGGGGCAGTGCCGGCGTGAGGCGGCAAGCCGAGGACAACGTAGGGTGATTGCTTGAGAATCACCCTGCGTTTCGGTTGGCCTCTGATGGATTCTCGGTGAAGGGCTCGGCTCAGCGAGTCCGGGAGAATCGGGCCATGTAGCCGGCGACGTTCTCGGGGGTGCCGCCGGCGGGGACGGTGGTGACGTCGATTCGGGTGACCTGCCAGATGGTGGGCTCCACCTCGCGGAAGCCGACCGAGAAGCCGATGCCGGGCAGCGGG
The DNA window shown above is from Tautonia rosea and carries:
- a CDS encoding right-handed parallel beta-helix repeat-containing protein gives rise to the protein MRLFNEATGSICRRIGNTSNTPRPGDLRSLNRGTRTRRHRPGIRLEMLEDRTLLSTFEVMNLHPDGEGSLRWAIVQANADPDRADDIVFADDLAGTIELTTALPDLTGELTITGPGAETLTVARNPPENTPDFSVFVVSAGANITLSGLTITGGRAENGGGISNEGSLALTEIVVFGNSAERGGGIFSSGTATIANSSFIDNTTLRGGGMYNSGTATISNSSFSGNEAGAWGGGLYNYGTATISDSSFSGNRAPYYDDEEGGGGGGGIYNHRTATVSVSTSSFSGNEAAFSGGGIFSSGTATISNSSFSDNTGSGLSNRGTATISDSSFSDNTGSGLSNRGTATISSSSFNGNTGYGLSNGGRAEITDSTFSDNTALWEGGGLYNSGIVTISNSSFSNNSSTISGGLYNSGTATISNSSFSSNSSGTSGGLYNSGTATITDSSFSSNTGGGAGWRPV
- the ppk2 gene encoding polyphosphate kinase 2, whose protein sequence is MSQNTQGRDLPTENADALARNVETFTVLQQSAEAQDAQASAAEDVLNTSQPKPESYQEALKTLEAILEGASPDDAEALKTALSRWQNFETRLPISPDDELVDDWRGAVYPYKNRLSRKSYERQKYHLQVELLKLQAWVRETGQRIVILFEGRDAAGKGGTIKRFMEHLNPRGARVIALEKPTNEERGQWYFQRYLQHMPTHGEIVLFDRSWYNRAGVERVMGFCTDEEYAAFMHQAPEIERHLVNSGIQLIKFWFSVSRKEQRRRFKERQIHPLKQWKLSPIDMASLDKWDEYTTAKEAMFFHTDHSECPWIVVKTDCKKRARLNAMRYVLHSQDYTGKDLSKIGQTDPLIVGRASFSGNMG
- a CDS encoding FkbM family methyltransferase; this translates as MSVKSKVVEGVLKQFRRRGLQITRLPFPNDHPLNLLTLLADRIPHTGADFSLVQIGANDGISNDPVHDLIIERGWSALLVEPLTDAFDRLKKTYENVDHVQCVNCAIGHSDGTMTLWRVAEAPGSPASRCTSFSRAVLAKQYRSIPNLESRIQPIEVPSFTLQSLLERCKVGRIDLLQIDTEGFDFEVIKMMFSTPIRPGIINFENNHLSYEDKVACARLLREQGYRYLSFGRDTTAFRTEGAVPA
- a CDS encoding cellulase family glycosylhydrolase; translation: MSTPHLSPKLLFPFALALTLASSSASPTHGQDQDQGRERWTPERANAWYDSLPWLVGCNYNPSTAINQLEMWQADTFDPETIDRELGWAEDLGFTSIRVYLHHLLWEQDADGFVDRMDRFLAIADRHDIGVMFVLFDSVWDPHPKLGPQRDPEPGVHNSGWVQSPGADDLMNPDREELLKAYTVGVISRFKDDPRVHAWDLWNEPDNTNDNSYGRNKLDREPEGKRERTLELLERCFSWARSANPSQPLTSGVWIGQWSDPDRLSPTERVQLEQSDIITFHSYDPLDRASRCVENLRRYGRPLLCTEFMARPNGSTFDPILGYFKAQHVGAYCWGFVAGRSNTIYPWDSWQNPYDSEPPVWFHDIFRLDGTPYRPEEVSFIKRLTEQAD
- a CDS encoding PEP-CTERM sorting domain-containing protein (PEP-CTERM proteins occur, often in large numbers, in the proteomes of bacteria that also encode an exosortase, a predicted intramembrane cysteine proteinase. The presence of a PEP-CTERM domain at a protein's C-terminus predicts cleavage within the sorting domain, followed by covalent anchoring to some some component of the (usually Gram-negative) cell surface. Many PEP-CTERM proteins exhibit an unusual sequence composition that includes large numbers of potential glycosylation sites. Expression of one such protein has been shown restore the ability of a bacterium to form floc, a type of biofilm.), producing MEDRSAESKCAMQRSGVAVVFAALIWITTGFGGNALEAATITVLEDNGNVIYDFSSPNKLDIDVDWLSTQPVLLDVLLGPNDTDSTIFFSGFHLNLTGLPWSGFSVELEGGATWELGDTNDWQIIPGATGGLSSRSFSSTRAQMSFNPAIEPFDALVLGDAGGPIDPDLDWRIALNGLGSGDSFQIRLSAIPIPEPSSLALTATSALAGLGLLWNRRRRQAMTS